The Thunnus thynnus chromosome 24, fThuThy2.1, whole genome shotgun sequence genome window below encodes:
- the LOC137177376 gene encoding major facilitator superfamily domain-containing protein 6-A-like isoform X1 encodes MAADDKVAILTDDEEEQKRKYVLAEPFNTLSMERQVGVSATPAPAADAPPEQPTATSIDCCERMCLRINSHLLISKVFYFFFYAAYGSLHPLLAVYYKQLGMSASRSGLLVGIRYFIEFCSAPFWGVVADRFKKGKAVLLFSVFCWLVFNCGIGFVKPAEMKCEEKGAVPATTLATTLAPTRTTLPHSNVSYSSNSTHHTRSRRSFLDLFELLDSYLSVLPRHERSVDANVTSSPFKPANTTHVTPNTTLHTTPPTKTKTTSTTKTTTTTTTTSAAPTKAKEYQIIYNKDQVETIFLLILLVIIVGEFFSAPAVTIVDTVTLQYLGKARDRYGLQRMWGSLGWGLAMLLVGIWIDHTHLIVKLDGVGCILPEYRLHNYRIAFIVFGVLMGVAFVVATQFYFEKSGNYQQEPPEGVVEESDSPQALPESGSSDQTPISSDGAQEFHYSDLLKLLCSVRYSSVLFVAWFMGFGYGFVFSFLYWHLEDLKGTYTLFGICSVLSHVSELVAYFTSHKFIELVGHVRVLYIGLACNTARYLYISYLTNAWTVLPMEVLQGVTHASVWAACISYLSAAVPPALRTSAQGILQGLHLGLGRGCGAMVGGVFVSYFGAAETFRGIGMASLVILLIFSFIQCLSRETEGKEDKMLAENIPVPSSPVPIATIDLVPNQTAVGSPALNRQAAVLPVKKTKHQEEQEDVTRPAWVLSGAPWVTIAFAIVQIREMINMAKSGGPPLETQPLQVSNDRASPEYEAVATSHRNPSDDGDTASAQSEPIHPAPTDSNEDNKDQTHPGGPSENPAFTAESTG; translated from the exons ATGGCAGCTGACGACAAGGTTGCCATCCTGACAGACGATGAGGAGGAGCAGAAGAGGAAGTATGTGTTGGCCGAACCGTTCAACACCCTGTCGATGGAGCGGCAGGTGGGTGTGTCTGCCACGCCTGCGCCCGCCGCTGACGCCCCGCCCGAGCAGCCAACGGCCACCTCCATCGACTGCTGCGAGAGGATGTGCCTCCGCATCAACAGCCACCTCCTCATCTCCAAagtcttctacttcttcttctacgCCGCCTACGGCTCGCTGCACCCTCTGCTGGCGGTGTACTACAAGCAGCTGGGCATGTCGGCCAGCCGCAGCGGGCTGCTCGTCGGCATCCGTTACTTCATCGAGTTCTGCAGCGCCCCCTTCTGGGGCGTGGTGGCCGACCGCTTCAAGAAGGGGAAGGCGGTGCTGCTGTTCTCCGTGTTCTGCTGGCTGGTGTTCAACTGCGGCATCGGTTTTGTCAAACCTGCGGAGATGAAGTGCGAGGAGAAAGGTGCTGTTCCGGCGACGACGTTGGCGACGACGTTGGCGCCAACGAGGACGACTCTTCCGCACAGTAACGTCTCGTATTCAAGCAACTCCACCCACCACACCAGGAGCCGACGTAGCTTCCTTGACCTCTTTGAACTCCTGGACTCCTACCTCAGCGTGCTCCCCAGGCACGAACGAAGTGTGGACGCCAACGTGACATCATCCCCTTTCAAGCCAGCTAACACAACCCATGTCACGCCAAACACCACACTCCACACCACCCCCCccaccaaaaccaaaaccacctccaccaccaaaaccaccaccaccaccaccaccacctccgcTGCTCCGACCAAAGCCAAGGAGTACCAGATCATCTACAACAAGGACCAGGTGGAGACCATCTTCCTGCTCATTCTGCTTGTCATTATTGTTGGCGAGTTCTTCAGCGCCCCCGCCGTCACCATTGTGGACACCGTCACCCTGCAGTATCTCGGCAAAGCCCGCGACCGCTACGGCCTGCAGAGGATGTGGGGCTCTCTGGGCTGGGGTCTGGCCATGCTGCTGGTGGGCATCTGGATCGATCACACGCACCTCATCGTCAAGCTGGACGGCGTGGGCTGCATCCTGCCTGAATACCGGCTCCACAACTACCGGATCGCTTTCATCGTCTTTGGCGTGCTGATGGGCGTGGCGTTCGTTGTCGCTACGCAGTTCTACTTTGAGAAAAGTGGCAACTACCAGCAGGAGCCCCCAGAGGGGGTGGTGGAGGAGTCGGACAGTCCTCAGGCCTTGCCCGAGTCCGGGTCTTCGGATCAGACGCCCATCAGCTCTGACGGCGCTCAGGAGTTCCACTACAGCGACCTTCTGAAGCTGCTGTGCAGCGTGCGCTACAGCTCCGTCCTGTTCGTCGCCTGGTTCATGGGCTTCGGCTACGGCTTCGTCTTCAGCTTCCTGTATTGGCACTTAGAGGACCTGAAGGGGACGTACACGCTGTTCGGGATCTGCTCCGTCCTGAGCCACGTCTCCGAACTCGTCGCCTACTTCACCAGCCACAAGTTCATCGAGCTGGTTGGACACGTCAG AGTGCTGTACATCGGCCTGGCCTGCAACACGGCGCGTTACCTGTACATCTCCTACCTGACCAACGCCTGGACCGTGCTGCCCATGGAGGTCCTTCAAG GTGTGACGCACGCCTCGGTTTGGGCAGCCTGCATCTCCTACCTGAGCGCCGCCGTCCCGCCGGCCCTGCGGACGTCTGCACAGGGCATCCTGCAGGGCCTGCACCTCGGCTTGGGCCGCGGCTGTGGAGCCATGGTGGGAGGAGTGTTCGTCAGCTATTTCG GTGCTGCGGAGACCTTCAGAGGAATCGGCATGGCCTCCCTCgtcatcctcctcatcttctccttcatccAGTGTCTGAGCAGAGAGACCGAGGGGAAAG AGGACAAAATGCTGGCGGAGAACATCCCGGTCCCGTCCAGCCCGGTTCCCATCGCCACCATCGACCTGGTGCCGAACCAGACCGCCGTAGGTAGCCCCGCCCTGAACCGGCAGGCCGCCGTGTTGCCCGTCAAGAAGACAAAGCaccaggaggagcaggaggatgTGACCCGGCCTGCCTGGGTGCTCTCCGGCGCCCCCTGGGTCACCATCGCCTTCGCCATCGTCCAGATCAGAGAGATGATAAACATGGCGAAGAGCGGCGGGCCGCCTCTGGAGACTCAACCGCTGCAG GTATCTAATGACCGGGCGTCACCCGAGTATGAGGCGGTGGCGACGTCACACAGAAACCCCAGTGATGATGGCGACACTGCGTCCGCACAGTCGGAACCCATCCACCCAGCGCCCACGGACTCTAACGAGGACAACAAAGACCAAACGCACCCAGGAGGCCCCAGTGAAAACCCTGCCTTCACAGCAGAAAGCACAGGCTGA
- the LOC137177376 gene encoding major facilitator superfamily domain-containing protein 6-A-like isoform X2 has product MAADDKVAILTDDEEEQKRKYVLAEPFNTLSMERQVGVSATPAPAADAPPEQPTATSIDCCERMCLRINSHLLISKVFYFFFYAAYGSLHPLLAVYYKQLGMSASRSGLLVGIRYFIEFCSAPFWGVVADRFKKGKAVLLFSVFCWLVFNCGIGFVKPAEMKCEEKGAVPATTLATTLAPTRTTLPHSNVSYSSNSTHHTRSRRSFLDLFELLDSYLSVLPRHERSVDANVTSSPFKPANTTHVTPNTTLHTTPPTKTKTTSTTKTTTTTTTTSAAPTKAKEYQIIYNKDQVETIFLLILLVIIVGEFFSAPAVTIVDTVTLQYLGKARDRYGLQRMWGSLGWGLAMLLVGIWIDHTHLIVKLDGVGCILPEYRLHNYRIAFIVFGVLMGVAFVVATQFYFEKSGNYQQEPPEGVVEESDSPQALPESGSSDQTPISSDGAQEFHYSDLLKLLCSVRYSSVLFVAWFMGFGYGFVFSFLYWHLEDLKGTYTLFGICSVLSHVSELVAYFTSHKFIELVGHVRVLYIGLACNTARYLYISYLTNAWTVLPMEVLQGVTHASVWAACISYLSAAVPPALRTSAQGILQGLHLGLGRGCGAMVGGVFVSYFGAAETFRGIGMASLVILLIFSFIQCLSRETEGKEDKMLAENIPVPSSPVPIATIDLVPNQTAVGSPALNRQAAVLPVKKTKHQEEQEDVTRPAWVLSGAPWVTIAFAIVQIREMINMAKSGGPPLETQPLQCREQFGQHSNSSSYS; this is encoded by the exons ATGGCAGCTGACGACAAGGTTGCCATCCTGACAGACGATGAGGAGGAGCAGAAGAGGAAGTATGTGTTGGCCGAACCGTTCAACACCCTGTCGATGGAGCGGCAGGTGGGTGTGTCTGCCACGCCTGCGCCCGCCGCTGACGCCCCGCCCGAGCAGCCAACGGCCACCTCCATCGACTGCTGCGAGAGGATGTGCCTCCGCATCAACAGCCACCTCCTCATCTCCAAagtcttctacttcttcttctacgCCGCCTACGGCTCGCTGCACCCTCTGCTGGCGGTGTACTACAAGCAGCTGGGCATGTCGGCCAGCCGCAGCGGGCTGCTCGTCGGCATCCGTTACTTCATCGAGTTCTGCAGCGCCCCCTTCTGGGGCGTGGTGGCCGACCGCTTCAAGAAGGGGAAGGCGGTGCTGCTGTTCTCCGTGTTCTGCTGGCTGGTGTTCAACTGCGGCATCGGTTTTGTCAAACCTGCGGAGATGAAGTGCGAGGAGAAAGGTGCTGTTCCGGCGACGACGTTGGCGACGACGTTGGCGCCAACGAGGACGACTCTTCCGCACAGTAACGTCTCGTATTCAAGCAACTCCACCCACCACACCAGGAGCCGACGTAGCTTCCTTGACCTCTTTGAACTCCTGGACTCCTACCTCAGCGTGCTCCCCAGGCACGAACGAAGTGTGGACGCCAACGTGACATCATCCCCTTTCAAGCCAGCTAACACAACCCATGTCACGCCAAACACCACACTCCACACCACCCCCCccaccaaaaccaaaaccacctccaccaccaaaaccaccaccaccaccaccaccacctccgcTGCTCCGACCAAAGCCAAGGAGTACCAGATCATCTACAACAAGGACCAGGTGGAGACCATCTTCCTGCTCATTCTGCTTGTCATTATTGTTGGCGAGTTCTTCAGCGCCCCCGCCGTCACCATTGTGGACACCGTCACCCTGCAGTATCTCGGCAAAGCCCGCGACCGCTACGGCCTGCAGAGGATGTGGGGCTCTCTGGGCTGGGGTCTGGCCATGCTGCTGGTGGGCATCTGGATCGATCACACGCACCTCATCGTCAAGCTGGACGGCGTGGGCTGCATCCTGCCTGAATACCGGCTCCACAACTACCGGATCGCTTTCATCGTCTTTGGCGTGCTGATGGGCGTGGCGTTCGTTGTCGCTACGCAGTTCTACTTTGAGAAAAGTGGCAACTACCAGCAGGAGCCCCCAGAGGGGGTGGTGGAGGAGTCGGACAGTCCTCAGGCCTTGCCCGAGTCCGGGTCTTCGGATCAGACGCCCATCAGCTCTGACGGCGCTCAGGAGTTCCACTACAGCGACCTTCTGAAGCTGCTGTGCAGCGTGCGCTACAGCTCCGTCCTGTTCGTCGCCTGGTTCATGGGCTTCGGCTACGGCTTCGTCTTCAGCTTCCTGTATTGGCACTTAGAGGACCTGAAGGGGACGTACACGCTGTTCGGGATCTGCTCCGTCCTGAGCCACGTCTCCGAACTCGTCGCCTACTTCACCAGCCACAAGTTCATCGAGCTGGTTGGACACGTCAG AGTGCTGTACATCGGCCTGGCCTGCAACACGGCGCGTTACCTGTACATCTCCTACCTGACCAACGCCTGGACCGTGCTGCCCATGGAGGTCCTTCAAG GTGTGACGCACGCCTCGGTTTGGGCAGCCTGCATCTCCTACCTGAGCGCCGCCGTCCCGCCGGCCCTGCGGACGTCTGCACAGGGCATCCTGCAGGGCCTGCACCTCGGCTTGGGCCGCGGCTGTGGAGCCATGGTGGGAGGAGTGTTCGTCAGCTATTTCG GTGCTGCGGAGACCTTCAGAGGAATCGGCATGGCCTCCCTCgtcatcctcctcatcttctccttcatccAGTGTCTGAGCAGAGAGACCGAGGGGAAAG AGGACAAAATGCTGGCGGAGAACATCCCGGTCCCGTCCAGCCCGGTTCCCATCGCCACCATCGACCTGGTGCCGAACCAGACCGCCGTAGGTAGCCCCGCCCTGAACCGGCAGGCCGCCGTGTTGCCCGTCAAGAAGACAAAGCaccaggaggagcaggaggatgTGACCCGGCCTGCCTGGGTGCTCTCCGGCGCCCCCTGGGTCACCATCGCCTTCGCCATCGTCCAGATCAGAGAGATGATAAACATGGCGAAGAGCGGCGGGCCGCCTCTGGAGACTCAACCGCTGCAG